TCACGGCGAGGCCGGCTCCGATATTTATGACCATCGACAGATCACAGATCCAGATCGCCTTGATCCTGCCATCGTCAAGGATGAAGGTGCAGATCGCCGTTGGAATGTCTTGATCGATTTTCACCGGAGTACTGCTGTCCAGTTTCACATTCATGTCGAGAAGGCTTCCCAGCAGGTCTGAGATAGCGGCCGAATCGGGCAGTACGGTCTTGGAGGGATCGACTGATCCGGGACTCGCCGTTTTCGGTGTAGCTCCAGGATCATCAGACATCTCTGATTTTTCGGATCCTTCCTGTCCCGGCGTCTCAGCTCCGGTCCCTGTGAATGTATCAGTCGATGTACTGCCGGCATCCCCTTTTCCGATATCGACCATTTCGAGAAGTCTCAGTCCGATTCCCGTCTCGCTTCCGGGGGAATCCTGTCCCCCCGTCCATTCCGCTACACCGTTCAGCCTGAAAACCCCTTTTTCAGGGATGCTTATATCGATCTGCACTGGAGATCCCGGGGGAAAATTGCCGGCTGTACCTATGAATATCCTGTTATTGAGGCCCGCATGCCCCTCCTGGCGGATCTTTTCAAGATCTTCCATCGGCAGTAGTCTGATTCCCGCAACGATACCGTCATCGATGCGTGAATAAGTATGGATCGTCTTTTCAGCCATTTTCCTGCTTTGTCTGTTTTTCGCCGGGATGATCCCTAGGTACTCGTGTCTATGATCAGGAAAAGCCTGGCTTCTATCGGTCCGATCATTACGTCAATAACTGAGGAATCCACATTCTTGCCGGGAGTCATGTAGCCGGCGAAGAAGACGGGAAGTCCGATCTTGATCGTCGGGATATCCTCGATCATTCTTCTCTTGACCCCTCCTGCTATGATATTCACGATCTCTCCCATGGAGTCCCTGACATCCTCTTCTGATATCTCATCGTCCTCTTCCATGCAGAGCATCGCCTTTGCGAGCGACACGCAGTCTTTGTTATCCGCGAAAAGTCCCACGTTGAGCGATTCGTGCAGGCTGATCATGGCGACGTGAGCTCCATTGATCTTGTCCGGAAGTCCGTCTTCCATTCCAGTGATGCTGCTTCCATCGAATCCGAGCATTCCGGTCG
The DNA window shown above is from Candidatus Latescibacterota bacterium and carries:
- a CDS encoding chemotaxis protein CheX; the encoded protein is MDDAVITKNEKWLHAMSASLEELATGMLGFDGSSITGMEDGLPDKINGAHVAMISLHESLNVGLFADNKDCVSLAKAMLCMEEDDEISEEDVRDSMGEIVNIIAGGVKRRMIEDIPTIKIGLPVFFAGYMTPGKNVDSSVIDVMIGPIEARLFLIIDTST